The following proteins come from a genomic window of Candidatus Thorarchaeota archaeon:
- a CDS encoding CDP-alcohol phosphatidyltransferase family protein: MLGRFRERYQRAMMPVGRLLAKTGITPNGITTLTLLVALLAAYLFYLGELLLGLVTMLVTVFMDMLDGAVARAANLASKFGATYDHTLDRYAEYLFVLGLMMGPVGNVTIPWWPYTMGDSFLPWFWGTFALFGMVMASFTRAKAESVGGMKSCTVGVAERQEKLMLTFAGILLLALSPSNLWMDFLALFPGETTSLFASLRITNILTVCIVLVGILSHITVIQRLAYARKMIPLAQQEENPHV, from the coding sequence ATGCTAGGCCGTTTTCGTGAGCGCTACCAGAGAGCTATGATGCCTGTTGGCCGACTGCTGGCCAAGACCGGCATTACGCCAAATGGCATAACCACACTCACACTGTTGGTGGCCCTGTTGGCCGCGTATCTCTTCTACTTGGGTGAGCTGCTCTTGGGGTTAGTCACCATGCTCGTGACCGTGTTCATGGATATGCTTGACGGAGCCGTGGCTCGTGCCGCAAATCTTGCATCCAAGTTCGGCGCCACCTACGACCACACTCTAGACCGCTATGCAGAGTATCTCTTTGTCCTGGGACTGATGATGGGGCCCGTCGGCAACGTGACCATCCCATGGTGGCCCTACACTATGGGTGACAGCTTCCTCCCTTGGTTCTGGGGCACATTTGCGCTGTTCGGTATGGTGATGGCCAGTTTCACAAGAGCCAAGGCCGAGTCTGTCGGTGGAATGAAGAGCTGTACCGTTGGCGTCGCAGAGCGACAGGAGAAGCTCATGCTCACATTTGCCGGGATACTGCTCCTTGCTCTGTCACCCTCCAATCTCTGGATGGACTTCCTTGCTCTCTTTCCAGGCGAGACGACGAGCCTCTTCGCCAGCCTACGCATCACGAACATTCTGACAGTCTGCATAGTGCTTGTCGGCATCCTGTCCCATATCACGGTCATCCAGAGACTAGCATACGCCAGAAAGATGATTCCACTGGCGCAGCAGGAAGAGAATCCC
- the lysS gene encoding lysine--tRNA ligase produces the protein MPEEQQQEEEFSIHWIQDVLDQVLARDVKEYLISSGKSPSGSIHIGFMRELITSDVIKRKLLDAGKKARTMFVVDDYDPVRSFPRGVTLSLDEWAGVPYSDVPDEYGCCKSYGDHWTNELIDTFPHFGVNPEIVWTSELYESGKMLSEVRTCLKNTEVIRSIMIEYVARDFEEAQHAQYVESMSEWYPASVICPKCGHIQSGKKGSILPNRITHYDSKTDKVTFECTQCGHADTQPLNRLRVKLTWRVDWPAKWHLFKVTCEPAGKDHSVKGGSYDTGLEVSRRVFGWEGPVKVPFEWVQIGGRDMATSEGVVYTPRAWREIAPGEIYRFLMLRTDLQRTINIQPERIPDMVDQYDRFERLFYGLDASDDPSRSEMARLLFPLSEVRPLGGYIPKLSFRAAVLHSQLEGILGHETVLTKCVDVIKKQYGLQQVPPEAVELARVRLMQALRWVQQHGSERDRVEVPETVPKEIRATLTDADRLFLRSFADALRGHHESDEAIQAEVFDRARATGITEKRAFLVLYRVLISSKSGPRLGPFINALGVDWVVKRITSVL, from the coding sequence ATGCCCGAAGAACAACAGCAAGAAGAAGAGTTCTCTATACACTGGATTCAAGATGTGCTTGACCAAGTCCTAGCGAGGGACGTGAAGGAGTATCTAATCTCCTCGGGGAAGAGCCCGAGTGGTAGTATCCACATAGGCTTCATGCGCGAACTGATCACATCCGACGTCATCAAGCGGAAGCTGCTGGATGCGGGCAAGAAGGCACGGACAATGTTTGTTGTGGATGACTATGACCCCGTCCGATCGTTTCCCCGCGGAGTAACACTATCACTTGACGAGTGGGCTGGGGTCCCATATTCGGACGTGCCTGATGAGTATGGTTGCTGCAAGAGTTATGGCGACCACTGGACCAATGAGCTGATTGACACATTTCCCCACTTCGGCGTCAATCCTGAGATCGTATGGACGTCGGAGTTGTATGAAAGCGGGAAGATGCTTTCTGAGGTGCGCACGTGTCTAAAGAACACAGAAGTCATTCGCTCCATAATGATTGAGTATGTCGCCCGTGACTTCGAAGAAGCTCAACATGCCCAGTACGTCGAGTCTATGAGTGAGTGGTATCCTGCCTCTGTAATCTGCCCCAAGTGTGGTCATATTCAGTCTGGGAAAAAGGGGTCTATATTGCCGAATCGAATCACACACTATGACAGCAAGACTGACAAGGTGACGTTTGAGTGTACACAATGCGGTCATGCTGACACGCAGCCGCTGAACAGGCTGAGGGTGAAGCTCACATGGCGTGTTGACTGGCCTGCAAAGTGGCATCTGTTCAAGGTCACATGTGAACCTGCTGGAAAGGACCACTCTGTGAAGGGTGGGTCTTACGACACCGGTCTTGAGGTCTCACGTAGGGTGTTCGGATGGGAAGGCCCTGTCAAAGTCCCGTTTGAATGGGTCCAGATTGGTGGGCGCGACATGGCGACATCTGAGGGCGTCGTCTACACGCCTCGTGCGTGGAGAGAAATCGCACCGGGAGAGATATACCGATTCTTGATGTTGCGGACGGACCTACAGCGTACCATCAACATCCAGCCCGAACGGATTCCTGACATGGTGGACCAGTACGACCGCTTCGAGAGGCTGTTCTATGGTCTGGATGCGTCTGACGACCCGTCCCGAAGCGAGATGGCTCGACTCCTGTTTCCACTGAGTGAAGTGCGTCCACTCGGCGGCTATATTCCCAAGCTGTCATTCAGGGCAGCAGTCCTCCACTCCCAGCTTGAGGGGATTCTTGGGCATGAGACAGTATTGACGAAGTGTGTAGATGTGATCAAGAAGCAGTACGGACTGCAGCAGGTGCCTCCTGAGGCAGTCGAACTTGCCCGTGTTCGTCTAATGCAGGCTCTGAGGTGGGTGCAGCAGCATGGCTCGGAAAGGGACCGCGTTGAAGTGCCGGAAACGGTCCCGAAGGAGATTCGAGCAACCCTCACAGATGCCGACAGGCTCTTCCTACGCAGCTTTGCCGATGCTCTCAGAGGACACCATGAGAGTGACGAGGCGATACAGGCGGAAGTGTTCGACAGGGCTAGAGCAACAGGGATCACTGAGAAGAGAGCCTTCCTGGTCCTGTACCGCGTTCTCATATCGAGCAAGTCGGGACCCAGACTTGGGCCGTTTATCAATGCCCTCGGCGTGGACTGGGTCGTCAAACGCATCACAAGTGTCCTCTAG